Proteins found in one Magnolia sinica isolate HGM2019 chromosome 5, MsV1, whole genome shotgun sequence genomic segment:
- the LOC131246311 gene encoding nucleolar protein 56-like yields the protein MALYLLFESASGFSLFHVHGIDEIGQNTEAVRNSVLDLTRFGKVVKLAAFQPFSSALDALNQCNAVSEGLLTDELRNFLELNLPKIKEGKKPKFSLGVAEPKIGSQISELTKIPCQSNEFVLEILRGVRLHFERFIKDLKQADLEKAQLGLGHSYSRAKVKFNVNRVDNMVIQAIFLLDTLDKDINSFSMRVREWYSWHFPELAKIVNDNYLYAKVAKFVENKSELTEDKLPGLEDILGDEEKAKEIVEAAKASMGQDLSPIDLINVQQFAQRVMDLSEYRKKLYEYLVTKMNDIAPNLASLIGEVVGARLISHAGSLTNLAKCPASTLQILGAEKALFRALKTRGNTPKYGLIFHSSFIGRASARNKGRLARYLANKCSIASRIDCFSETNTTIFGEKLREQVEERLDFYDKGVAPRKNLDVMKLAIDSASNKDSQENQDGEENKMDTDDGPAEVSAKKSKKKKAKSKGADGVSVAEDKLAEVADGDAPIEPETEKKKKKKEKRKLAEELVPEIPNGTNGLDSEQNGTAKKKKKKKGGEEAANGDELQTASKVKKKKKAKSGDDE from the exons ATGGCTCTGTACCTCCTCTTCGAATCGGCATCTGGTTTCTCTCTCTTCCACGTTCATGGCATCGACGAGATCGGGCAGAACACGGAAGCCGTCCGTAACTCGGTCCTCGACCTCACCCGGTTCGGGAAAGTCGTGAAACTCGCCGCGTTTCAGCCCTTCTCCTCCGCTCTCGACGCTCTCAACCAATGCAACGCGGTCTCCGAAG GACTTTTGACTGATGAATTGAGGAACTTCTTGGAGCTGAATCTTCCAAAAATCAAGGAAGGAAAGAAGCCTAAGTTCAGTCTAGGTGTCGCAGAGCCTAAAATTGGATCTCAGATTTCTGAACTGACCAAGATCCCTTGCCAAAGCAATGAGTTTGTCCTGGAAATCCTCCGTGGTGTTCGGTTGCATTTCGAGAGGTTTATCAAGGACCTTAAG CAAGCAGACTTAGAAAAGGCTCAGCTGGGTTTGGGGCATAGTTACAGTCGAGCAAAGGTCAAGTTCAATGTTAACCGAGTTGACAATATGGTTATTCAGGCCATTTTCCTTCTTGATACTCTTGACAAAGATATCAATTCCTTCTCCATGAGAGTCAG AGAATGGTACTCTTGGCACTTCCCTGAACTAGCAAAGATTGTCAATGATAACTATCTCTATGCGAAAGTTGCAAAATTTGTGGAGAACAAGTCAGAGTTAACTGAGGACAAGCTTCCAGGGTTAGAAGACATTCTTGGTGATGAGGAGAAAGCGAAGGAGATTGTTGAAGCAGCTAAAGCATCTATGG GTCAGGATTTGTCTCCAATTGACTTGATTAATGTCCAGCAATTTGCTCAGAGGGTAATGGACCTCTCTGAATACAGGAAGAAGCTCTACGAATATCTTGTCACAAAAATGAATGACATTGCACCAAATTTGGCTTCTTTGATTGGTGAAGTTGTTGGTGCCCGTTTGATTTCTCATGCTGGCAGCCTTACAAATCTAGCTAAGTGCCCTGCTTCTACACTTCAGATCCTTGGTGCCGAAAAAGCACTTTTCAG GGCGTTGAAAACCCGAGGGAACACCCCAAAATATGGCcttatttttcattcttcttttatTGGCCGAGCATCTGCACGGAACAAGGGCCGTTTAGCTCGTTACCTTGCAAATAAGTGTTCCATTGCATCTCGCATCGACTGTTTCTCAG AGACGAATACCACCATTTTTGGGGAAAAGCTTCGTGAACAGGTGGAAGAGAGGCTGGATTTTTATGACAAGGGCGTTGCCCCACGGAAGAACTTGGATGTGATGAAACTGGCTATTGATAGTGCATCAAACAAAGACTCGCAAGAGAATCAAG ATGGAGAAGAAAACAAGATGGATACAGATGATGGACCTGCAGAAGTTTCGGCAAAGAAAAGTAAGAAAAAGAAAGCCAAAAGCAAGGGTGCAGATGGAGTATCTGTGGCAGAGGATAAACTGGCCGAGGTTGCAGATGGAGATGCTCCCATTGAGCCTGAgactgagaagaagaagaagaagaaagagaagcgCAAGTTGGCAGAGGAGCTGGTTCCTGAAATTCCTAATGGCACAAATGGATTGGATTCTGAACAGAATGGCACggctaagaagaagaaaaagaagaagggcgGCGAAGAGGCTGCTAATGGAGATGAGCTCCAAACGGCGAGCAaggtgaagaagaaaaagaaggcaaAAAGTGGAGACGATGAGTAA